Sequence from the Fodinibius salicampi genome:
TAGGAAAACTCGGTATGGGCTGAGACAATCGTCTGTCGATACCCGGCTCTCTCCTTATCCGATAATACATCATTTATAGGATCGTCCAGCAAATAAGCTCCCCTCCCAAATGAAATACCGATTTTACTCCATATAACAGGGCGCAACTCCATCCGGCCTATAAATGCGGGAAGGTTTTGTTCCCCGACATCGGTATAACTGGAAACTCCGGTCAATGTAGCGGCAAGTTCATACTGAAACCTTTCATTTTCCGTTGCCCCGGTAAGTTTTACCCCCTGCGAATACATCCGCCTGTACACTAATGATTGTCCAGGTACCCCATCATACGAGCTTTCCCCAAAAAAGTAACCACGCTGCTGATTCACCGGCATATTCCATACATGGGACAGCGGCAAATGCACAAAAGGATTATTTGAAGAAAGCAACAGTTCATCAGTTCTGCCAAAAGGCGTGGTAAAACGACCGGCCGTAATCTTAAAATTCTCAGCGGCCAACCAATTGATATTAAAAGAAGAAAAAAAGATCTCACTTCTACTTCCTGTATAATAATCTGATTGCAGCGCACCCGAAACAAACCAATTATCAGAAATTGGTGCATTCACAAAAAGTCGGATAGAAGGCGTATAAATCAGCCATTTATCATTGGGGGTCTGATTCACCGTGGGATCTGAATCCGTCCCGCCCTTTCGCAATTCAAAATCTGCTAATCCGCCAATATCTATCTGCCCAAATGCTGTACCTGCCAACATCAACCAAATGCTAATGAACAAACAGAAACCTTTTCTATTTATCTCCATATGACATCGCATTAATTCAAATTCAATGAACTGCTTGATCCTTTTTTATCTTTTTTCTCAAAAATAACGGTGATCTTTGTTCCACGCTCAGATTCTATCTTTATTTTCGCGTCTATCTGTGTAGATAGTATTTTGATAAGAGAAAAACCCAATGACTCACTTTCTTCCAAAGAAAAATCATCATCCAACCCCTTCCCCTCATCTTCTACCTTGAGAACTACGCTACCTTCTTCTTCATAAAATGAAATGGCCACCGTTCCTGATCCCCCATCAGGATAGGCATGCTTAAAAGCATTGGTTACCAGCTCATTAACCATGAGCCCAAAAGGAACAGCTTGATTCACATTTAGATCAATATCTTCCGCATCAATATCTACACTCAGGTCCGAATAAGCTGATTTATATATATCATGAATGGAGTTGACCATCTTTTTGATAAAATCATTGAAAGCAAGGTTATTAAAATTCTGTGCTTTATAAAGCATTTCGTGTACCGTGGCCATCGACTGGATACGCAATTGACTATTCTTAATAATCCGCTCCGTTTGTTCATCCTCAACGTTATTACCTTCCAATTGCAATAATCCAGAAATAACCGCCAGATTATTCTTAACCCGGTGATGAATTTCCGCCAACAGGGTCTCTTTTTCCCTTATACTTTCCTTGATATTGGTTACCAGCTTATTAAAAGTTCGCGTCAATTGCCCAAACTCATCCCGGCTTTCAACAGAAACAGGATGATCATAATCCTCATTTTCAATCCTTTTAATACCATCGAGCAACCGATTAATCGGACGCGTCAAATTTTTTGTTAGAGTGATGCCAAGAACAATCGCTATTAATATTCCTCCAAAACCAATTAGATAAATAACGCGTTGCAATTGATGAAGGGGTTCCAGAGCCTGTGTCAATGATTTTGCAACAGCATAATAACCTGAAATTTCTACAGACTGAGGATCATATTGTACCATTGGCAATAAATATGCGAGCCATTGCTGATTCTTCATTTCCATTTCGATGGTCGTGCTGCCCTGCCGGTTAATTTCGTCTACAGAAGCTTGCTCAATGCCTTTAGAAAGAATTGTCCGATCTTTTTCCAACAAGGAATCAATAGAAGTAGTTAAGAGCTTTTCATCCACATAATACGATACCTCGTATCCGATCACTTGAGCAAGTAGTTCTGCTTCGCGATTACGAATAGGATACCCAAGTGAAAGTGCTGCAATAACCTGATTCTGCAAAAAGACCGGTATAGTAATCACATTAAAATAATTCTCTCCTTGTTTCCAGATATATGATTGTTGCGGATACTGTCCTTTCAAAGCTTTTTGTACCCCAGATTTACTACTCATAGATGTTTTGTTAGGATCGATATTGGATAATTGACCAAGAAGAACTCCATCTTTGTCAAAAACCATTACTAATCCCACAGAATCCAGGCTAGTCGTTAGCGGTTCCGAAGCCAGAGTATCAGAAATCAGGGGATCAAAATGCAAGAGGTGAACTAATTCCTGGCGAATTTGCTGGTTTATGGTGTTTGGATCTCCTGTTGAAATCGCAGCCTTCATATAGGGCATATCAGCCACGAGTGTAGCTGTCTGCCGAAGCTGTCGAAATCGAACATCCTGCAATTGCTCAAAAATCTTTCCAGCCTCATGAAAACTTGAGTTTATATCTTCGCGAATCCGGTTATCTAAGATTTGGCTAACTGCAAAAAGCACCACGACCAACACCAGCAGAGCAAGGCCTACGAATCCGGATAGTAACTTCCATCGAATAGGAAATTTAGGAGATTCCATTATTAAGATCCTATCCTGATTGGTTCCAGCGCTACATTTTCTTTATCAACAGTACTTATTTCCACACTTGCTTCCCGATCACCCAAGGCATAAAAATGAAGGGTATACTCTCCTTCGGGAATCGCGTCGAACCGGAATCCTCCACTGCTGTTCAATTTTTGCATTGCCACAGTTTGTTTGGGAGCGACAACAATTACGGCATGCATATCAGAATGGATATCACAGAAAACATCGATGACACCGGGTTTATTAAACTTAACCTCTTGAAAATCACCGGGCGAACGACGTCCTACATCAAAGCGTTTAGCTTTCGACAAACTGAACACATTGTGATATACCGGATCGGAATTAAGTATTCGAACCACATCTCCCGCCCGAATAATTATCAGCCGGGGTTCAAAACGTTTGTCAAGCTGATTTAAAACCCGTTGCTTTCTCGTGTCTTTCACTTCTGGCTGATTTCTGTTCTGGAATTCGAGCCAGACCAAAACATCATCTAAAGAACTATCTTCTTGATTTGTATTGCCGCCAAATTTGTCCTGATATCCCCCTCCTCCCATTTCAATACTTGGGCTTTGTGCTCGTTCCACTACTACACTTCCTTCAATACTTGTTCCCTGCGCTATCAAACGCTGAGATGGAAACAAACTTCCCATTAATAACAATAAAAATGCCTGTATTATAACTTTTGAAGAGTACCATTTTACTAAGAAAAGTGTAGGCTTCTTACCAATCATAATTTTAATATAATGCCAAAAAGATCTGCCCCGATTTTGTACCAACGAAACCAATTATCCAACGAGTATTTTATACTGTAGTAGTATATAAAAACACATTGGAGAAAGCACAATCTTTTTTACTAACGGATCTCGAATTGAGAAAACTTATATTGCTATAAGCGTAACTTTAACATGTTGCGTTCAAATACGAAAAGAAATGCCAAAATAAAAAAACGGCTTCCTGATCCTCAGAAAGCCGTCCCTGGTAGTGGCGGGGGGAGGATTCGAACCTCCGACCTTCGGGTTATGAGCCCGACGAGCTACCAGCTGCTCCACCCCGCGATGTGAGTCCGTAATAATAAGGCTTGACATGGGTATTTGTCAATAGTAAATTCAAAATTCTTTCCCCCATGATTTTATGCATGAAAAATTGAATTAAATCCTATCAGGAGACTTATGTCCACTATTACTGACGTCGATCCCGAACAAGTACACTCTATTCTCAATAAACATATGCTCACGGATGGCTATGATATTGTGCTGGATCTTAAAAACAGCGAAGGTGTTTATCTTCTGGATGCCAAGTCCGGAGAGCAGTACCTCGACTTTTTTACTTTTTTTGCTTCTAACCCCCTGGGGATGAATCATCCGCGTCTCAATAACAAGGAATTTCGGGAAAAGATAGGAGAAATTGCTATCAACAAACCTTCAAATTCTGATATCTATACTGA
This genomic interval carries:
- a CDS encoding histidine kinase dimerization/phosphoacceptor domain -containing protein; this translates as MESPKFPIRWKLLSGFVGLALLVLVVVLFAVSQILDNRIREDINSSFHEAGKIFEQLQDVRFRQLRQTATLVADMPYMKAAISTGDPNTINQQIRQELVHLLHFDPLISDTLASEPLTTSLDSVGLVMVFDKDGVLLGQLSNIDPNKTSMSSKSGVQKALKGQYPQQSYIWKQGENYFNVITIPVFLQNQVIAALSLGYPIRNREAELLAQVIGYEVSYYVDEKLLTTSIDSLLEKDRTILSKGIEQASVDEINRQGSTTIEMEMKNQQWLAYLLPMVQYDPQSVEISGYYAVAKSLTQALEPLHQLQRVIYLIGFGGILIAIVLGITLTKNLTRPINRLLDGIKRIENEDYDHPVSVESRDEFGQLTRTFNKLVTNIKESIREKETLLAEIHHRVKNNLAVISGLLQLEGNNVEDEQTERIIKNSQLRIQSMATVHEMLYKAQNFNNLAFNDFIKKMVNSIHDIYKSAYSDLSVDIDAEDIDLNVNQAVPFGLMVNELVTNAFKHAYPDGGSGTVAISFYEEEGSVVLKVEDEGKGLDDDFSLEESESLGFSLIKILSTQIDAKIKIESERGTKITVIFEKKDKKGSSSSLNLN